In Papaver somniferum cultivar HN1 chromosome 1, ASM357369v1, whole genome shotgun sequence, a genomic segment contains:
- the LOC113328616 gene encoding probable RNA methyltransferase At5g51130, producing the protein MANEVKAGEGKKRKRKDKEVAIFGNYRHYYGYRVCKDMKADPRLMVLKKEWLEDKDCLDIGCNQGLITIEIAKTFHCQSILGVDIDASLVESAYWNLKKNDKLESAGSPSPDVSEPEHLERTQDLEHRDGVSSEEGKRNHPKSLLDIVSFQKQNFVEHFRKHSDDEKYDAVTCFSVTKWIHLNWGDEGLITLFRNIWRLLRPGGILVLEPQPWKSYKSNYLVSETATLNYHNIVFHPCWFQEILLDKIGFRTVESCTSSLPGSAAGFNRPLFAFRK; encoded by the exons TTGGTAATTACAGACACTACTACGGCTATCGT GTATGTAAAGACATGAAGGCTGATCCACGATTAATGGTGTTGAAGAAGGAATGGTTAGAAGATAAAGATTGTCTTGATATTGGTTGTAATCAGGGATTGATTACTATTGAAATAG CAAAGACATTTCACTGTCAAAGTATTCTCGGTGTTGATATTGATGCAA GTTTGGTAGAGAGTGCATACTGGAATCTTAAAAAAAATGACAAACTGGAAAGTGCTGGTTCCCCATCTCCAGATGTCTCTGAACCAGAGCATTTAGAAAGGACACAGGATCTAGAGCATCGTGATGGAGTCTCTTCTGAAGAGGGAAAACGGAATCATCCAAAAAGTCTGCTGGACATAGTGTCTTTCCAGAAACAAAATTTTGTTGAACATTTCCGTAAACACTCCGACGATGAGAAGTATGATGCTGTAACTTG TTTCAGTGTGACAAAATGGATCCATCTGAACTGGGGCGATGAAGGATTGATTACTTTGTTTCGAAATATCTGGAGACTTCTTAGACCG GGTGGTATTCTCGTGCTAGAGCCTCAGCCATGGAAGTCATACAAGAGCAATTACTTGGTGTCCGAG ACTGCGACATTAAATTATCACAATATTGTGTTTCATCCATGCTGGTTCCAAGAGATTCTTCTTGACAAG ATAGGGTTTAGGACAGTAGAGAGCTGTACGTCCAGTTTACCTGGCAGTGCTGCTGGATTTAACAGGCCGCTCTTTGCCTTCCGCAAGTGA